CCAGCCAGCCCGCTCCACCTCGCACCCACAGGTACCTCGCTCGGACCCAGCGGATACCAGCTCCTCTTCCGGCTCGCGGGGCGCTAGGGAGGCCATGGCTGCGCCTTCCCTGGGAGCAGACACTTGCATCACATGCGGCAGGCCTGGGAGTGGGGGGCAGAGGGGTGAGCTGGGGGCGGCAGAAGACCCAGGAAAAGAGGGAGAACAGAGAGAGGACCAGAGGGCTGGGCGCTGGCAGCGCGCTTGGAGAGGGAGTCTCCGACTTCTGGCGGCCGGTGCGGGACAGGAAGCGGGCGCTTCAGGAGGGGGGCTGGGGGAGATCACAGGAGGTCCCCGGCGGCCACGTCCTCCCCTCTgctgcccgcccccccccccccccgcgtcGGCTCTCCAAGTCCGTCTCCTAACCCTAAAGTCCCACAGGTCCGAGGAGCCgccccctgctccctcctccagccAGCTGTCCAGGGCACCCCACTTACCACTCCTAAggcacccccccacacacagacactcCTTGGGTCAGGGGGCCCCCGCTCGCGGGATCGACCCAGGGCCGGGGAAAGAGGGCTGCCAAGCCTGAAGTCTCCTGGTGAATCACCTCGCGGGAGACGGGAAAAACCCGCTCCTCCCCAACCtgggccccgccccgccgcccgcCTAGCCCGCGGGCCTCCCCTTCCCGCTCCCCGGCCTGCCGCTGGGAGTGGTTCCCTcccggcccccccacccccaccccgagtcctcctcctccctccacgtCCCTGCCCCGACTCCCGCCTCCTCCAGAGCCGTCTCATCCAAACACGGAAAAATAAGGAATAAAAAGTAAACATctggaatacatttttttttcctttaatttctcaATCGCTTTGGCTTCGGCTCGGAATTTGATGAGGTAAAGTCAGGGCCTAGTCCTGTTGCCATAGCAATGGCCTCCCACTGGATTTCCAGAGCCTCGCCAAGAGGAAGGAGGAGCCGGCCCAGGCCCGGGGCTGGGAGAATGAGACCAGGCTAGAGAACATCCGGGGGGCGGGGTGGCTTGGGGGGGAAACTCCCTAGGGCTCCCCTCCTGGGCCCGTCACCATGGGAGGGTCCACAGCCCACCAGAAGCAGCTACCTGGGCATCACTCACCAGCCTGGGCCTGACCCGAGGGCTTTCGAGGGAGGTTGCAGAAGAGATTTTAACCCAGGTGACAGAAGCCTATGGCCGAGAGCAAATGGGTGCCCCTCCTCTCGGCCTGTAACTGGAGCTCCAGGTCTGCTCCACCAGGATTCAAATGCTGGGTGGATCTCCTGccttccagctctgtgaccttaggcaCTTTCCTCACTGGTCTAAACCTGTTTCCCTGTATGAAGAACACAATGAGACTTAACACAGCGGTTAAGGCTCCGTGCTTCCACAGCACACTGCAGGCggccccagttcgatccctggtcagggaactgaggtcccacaTGCTGGGAGGTGTggccaaaactaaaaaaaaaaaaaagaggctcacATGAGATGATCCATGCAGCTGCTGACCTCAGTGCCCAGCACCCAGTAAGTGGCCATTAAACGGTAGCTCCTATTAGGAGGCTTCCCTTGgaaaccatctcgtcctctccTCCAACCACAGGCTACCGCAGACCAAGCCTTGTCACCTGAAGAACCCAGTCTTGTCACCTGTTCTTCAGACACTTCACCACCTCCTCAGGTCCTATCCTGGATCCTGAAGCACCATCCCACCCTCAAGAGCCCCCAGGAATGACCACTGCCCTGCCTCCTTGATAGACCCCGCAGCCCTCTGTTCCAAAGGAAAAGCGATGTTTCCTATTGCCTGGCATGcatggggtccctgaggacaACCCAACCCTCTCCAACCTGCAAGGGGCCCTGCCTTGCCCAGAGTCACCTACTCCAGCTGGTCTGGCAAGACAGCACCAGATCCAAAGAAGGGACCTCAGGTGCCCAACTTCCGGGAAAACCTCTCACTTCTGACCCTGCCCCAGCTTGTTCCCAGGATAGGAGGGACTaggcaggagggaaagagacatCCAGGCCCGTGCAAGTCCGGTCAGCCAAGTCCGGTGCAGCAGGCGCACTGTGGGTGGGTGAGTAACATTCACAGCCGGCCCGAGTGTGCGTGGAGGAGGGGCACGCGgcagaaaacataaaatttaaaaaaaaaacgcaAGACTGTTTCCTTGTCCTTGAACGTTATTACCAGGGATACGTGGTGTGGGTGGTTAGAAATGGAGACCAGCTGGTCCAGAACCGAAAAACCCTTTCACCTGGAGGCTCAGCCGGGCGAGGAGCTGTAGCACACAGGAGGGAGAGCTCGTCCTCCCCCGCCAACTGAGGACGGGGTCTCAGCAGCTCAGACGCCCAGCGGGAAACCCGGGTGACCAGGGCCGGAGAGCAGAGCTGTGAAAATCTCAGCGGCTCTGAGCATCCCCCATGCGTTAAGAGTCCAGAGACCGGCTGGACCCTGAGGGCACAGGGGAGACACCAGGCGGCTCCTGCCCCGGGGCGGAGGCCCAAAGAAGCCTCGCCGCAGGCAGGGCCGCCTCCGCCGACCCTGAGATCTCCCGCCAGCCGGGTCCGGGGCCGGAGAGGACACTGCCGCAGGAGGGAGGGCCAACTGCGAGACGAGAGAGCCCGGGGCGAGGGGCCGTCTGGAGGGGCCCGGCGGGGAGCTCTGGGCACAGGGGGCCGCGGCTGCCGGGGGGAGGGGACGGCAGGCTGGAGGAGGGGGCGGCGAAGGCCCCGCGCGCGGGATGGGGCGCCGCCGGCGGACGGACGGACGGGGGCCCGGGGACGCGCGCCGGGCGGGGGCGGGCTGGGGCGGCCGGGGGCGTGCCGGGGGCGGGGGCCCAGTCGGGGAGAAGTGGGCTAGGGTCCCTCCGCCGGCTCCGCCCGCCGCGGGCTCCGCCTGCAGCCTCGGCCCCCCTTCCAGGGCTCGGTCGGCACGCGCTTCAGGCCCTGCGCCCCCGCGCGCACGCCCCGGCCCCCGGGCCCCCGGGCCGTGCAAACTTTCCTCGTGACCGGCCCCCGCCCCCAATCTCGGCTGCGGTCTCGACGCAAGAGCGCCCACCGCCCCCGTACCTCGCCCCCGCCCTGGACCCGCCCCCGCGCACTCACGCTCTCCTCCGAGGTCCAGCTCCGCCAGGCCCGCGCTCCGCACCCCGTCGTGAGtctcagccgccgccgccgccgccgccgcgggacCGAGCCTGGCGGAGTCCGGGCGGGGCCGCCCTGGGCCCGCCCACGGCCCCGCCCACAGCCCGGCGGGCCCTGCCCTTAGCCCCGCCTCTATCCCCGCCCAGGGGCGCTTTGGCCCCGCCCATGCCCCGCCCCGGGCCCGCCGGGCCCCGCCCCTGCCCGCCCACATCCCACCGGGCCCCGCCCCCGGGCGCCTGGCGAGTGTTGGGGCGCCTCGCCAGTGACCGCGCGCCGCCTAGTTCGCCTGGGCGCATGCAAATAAAGCCGCCCCCGGCCCACGAGGGCCCGCCCCGGTTCGGACCCCCGCGAAGCTGACGCAACTCGGCGCTGAGGCGGAAGGCCACCGAGACGGCGGCCTAGAGAGGAGGCGGCCCGGGCCCGGGCGGTGGGCGGGCTGCCGCCCTGCGGGGCCCGCGCGGGAGAGGTTTCCCCCGGCCAGAGCCAGGGGCCGGCCCCTGGGCTCTCCGCGCGCGCCGGCTCAGTCTGCAGCCCGCGGGGATGACCGCTCACCCTCGCGCGTCTCCTGTGGCGCCTGCCCCcgcccttcccaggtggcacatccctggtcagggagggcCCCTGGAGCGGGGCACTctctgcctggagagtcccatggacagaggagcctggcgggctgcagtccacacagGGTCGCAGAGGGTCGGACTCGACTGCAGCGGCTTAGCAGGCATGCCTGCCCCGCCCAACATAAATTCCTCCCAGCCTAACAATGCCGCATACTCCACAAGAAAGGCTTCACACATACTCCACCCCTTTCCCGAACCCCTATCAGgctacacccccacccccaccccaacacacagcACTCTTCCCCCCCAATTCTGCGGGCTCAGGTTTCCATTCCCCCCCATTTGCGGGGAAGATTGGTCAATCCTGATTCCATTATCGAAAGACTTCCAAGACCCTGGACTCGCAGGTGATGAAGGCTGGAGCCGGAGCCGCCCTCTCAGCTTCGCTAATGGAGTGCCGCTGTGAGAGAGACGGCCTAATCAGATCAGCTGTCATTTCTAGACTCTCAGGTGGCCCATCCCACCAGAAGAGACTGAAAACCAATGCTTGTCCAGCCGGGAACAGAACAGGCTGTACCTGGAGACTCGCTTCCCAGCTGAAGGGTCAGATGAGTGCAGTAAACACCAGAAAGAGTGAGAGCCATACAGCGGGGTGAGAGAGAAGGCCTAAGGACGTGATTTCCAAAGTCAGTTCCCTttattaaatgttcatttttcacagaccagaaatacaaaataaaagtagaaataggCCCCGGTTAGGAGCTACAGACCTGCCCTCACAGGACCCCTGCCTGCGGCAACTTGTACAGGACAAGCAGCAGCTATACCCCAAAGGGCGGGAAGGCAGGGCGGGAAGGCAGGGCGTGCGGTGGGAtccagccctgccctggcccccaCCAGATGTCTCCCCGGATTATAAACAGCCATCTTCTGAAGCCGCAGGGTGAGACGCCTCCcctgcggccccagggaagtgcAGACTAGCGGGAAAGCTTGTTCAGATGGCACAGAACCCAAGGACTGCATTTCATAGGAGAAAACAGGTACCAAAACACGGGTGGGGAGACAGGCTGGGACGGGGCAAGCCCCAGGAGACACAATCTTCTTCTCTATTCATCAGATCCTGATGCTGAGTCTTCTGAGCTGGGGGGAGTACTGGCTAGTTCCTCTTCTTCGGAGTCCTGAAAGCCAAAGGTCTCTTACAGGGGAGAGGTACAGAGTCCAGGCCACCCTCCCCCCCAGCCACTTTTCAGAGAAGGACCCCCACTTGGCTACCCGCTCCCTGCACCCCAGTGTTAGCCTTCAGAAGCACAGATTCCACCCACCCGCTCCCCTTCATTACCCCTCCGTCCAGGAGCGTCTGTCTGTCCCGCCACCAGCCCAGCGGCCCCCACCCTTCCATGCCCCACGGCCCCCCAAGCCCCGCCACACCTCACTCcgccttctcttctttttgcccTTATTTTCTCCGGAAGAGCTCTCGTCACTGGACACAAACTCTTTGCTTTTGAAGCTCTCGCTCAGCTGCCTTGATGAAGACTTTGATGATGAGCCCCGGGAGGGTGTGGATTTCTTCTCCatcttcactttgactttcttcttcttcttggactTGTCCCTAGGTGAGCAAGAGGGAAGGGGGTGCTGGGCCCTCGGGTTCCCCGCATCATCAGGGCCGAACCTCTCCTGGCTTTCACAGGGCCTTTCCCAATCCCAGCCACATTGCCCAGCTCACGCTAAACGTACACAACCAGGCGTGTCAGCCCTGAGTGCCCCAGGGGAGCTCATCATAACTGAATCACAGGAAGGATCAGGGGCTACAGCCTGAAGCAGCCCCATATGCAAAACTTGCTTAACGTCTGTTATTggtgagtcactaagtcgtgtcccactcttttgagaGACCGctgactagcctgccaggctcctctgtccatggcatttcccaggcaagaatactggagtgcgttgccctttccttctctaagggatcttcctaacgTCTGTTACTTTACCTTTAAAATTTCATGTGAATTACGCTCCGtaataataatcatttttaatcCCCCCCACCCCTTGAAATAAAATTGAAGGAAAATATGGCTCTTAGGAAAATGAGCCGTATTTATCCAAGTTACTTTCAGAAATCCTCTAGCCCATTCCCCGTACCTGGGCAACTGCCTACCCCGATCTGAGCAGCACTGCCCTACTGCAGTCAGAAACGTGTCTGTTAACACCCCAATTCTCAACCTGGAACTGCAAAAATACCTGCCAGAAAAGCAGCTCCTGGGTCATTTTGTTCCCAACTCTCACCTCTTGGAGGACTCTCCACGGCCGCCTTCATATTCCTTCATGGCTTTTTCATATTCCCTCCTGGCATCCTCAGCCTTGCGATCCCACTCCTGAGTCACGCACACACAGGGaatgaaaaaaacaggaaaatatatatatatatatatatatattagaccCCTGCCCCGATGCAGGCAAAAGCAGCACAGAACCATAGCCCTGGGCCCACCCACCTCCATCAGGTCCCAGGGTCCCGACTATCCGCAGCTCCTTACCTCCTTCTTCTCCTTGGACATTCCCTTCCAGATCTCACCCGCCTTCTTGGAGAGGTCCGTGACGCTGATGCCTGGATGGTCCGACTTGATCTTCTCCCGGCTGGCGTTCAGCCACAGCATGTAGGCAGACATGGGCCTCTTGGGGGCGTTGGGGTCCTTGCCCTTCTTTACCTGTGTAGGAACCCAGAGGCCGTCAGCCACCTACTGCCCACAAAGCTCCACATTCTCCCCAAGAGATGACCTGGAGCTCCTTCTTAGAGggacacaatggagaaaagactgcGCAGCATCAGGCTAGACGGAGAGCCCCCAGGGATGGAGACCATGACCTCCACCGCTCTGCACCCCAGCCTAAGCTCACGTGGAACCCTCTCCTTGGGCTCCAGGACAGAAGCCTACTCCCAATTTGGATCTCCCAGAAGCTAACTGTCTCAAGGGCCAGACTGAAAattctccaggctcctcctcaAGGCCAGCACCAGTCCGCAGGCCTTACCGGGGTGGGGGGAACTGCAGAAAGACTGAAAGAGGACGGCCACCCCCCACCGCCCAGCACAGTCTGCACCTCCAGGGGCTTCTTGCGGCTCTTGCGGTCCTTGGCCATCTTGGCCTTTTTAAGCTGCTTCCGTTTCTTCTCTTCCCGGTCGCTGTCACCCTCGTTACTGGAGGAGCTGGCGGAGGCGTTGCTGTCAAACCTGTCGAGGACAGCAGGGCTCAGAGAGAGGGGAGAGCCACCCACCAGCTTAGGACGGGAGGACAGCGAGCCCCAAGACCCCCGCCCAGGGAGCAGAGACGGAGCAGGGCTGCGGCGCGCATCCTCCTCTTGCTGACGTGCCTTCAACCACCCGGTCCCCACCCAGCCGTGGCAGCGGCTTCCTCGTCAAATCCATCAGCAAGACGCAAATGACGCAGGGGGGGCCTCTGCGGCTTTCTTGGGTCACGGCCTAACCTAGACCCCACGCCCCTGGAGACGAAGCCACGGTCTCATCTTGCCCAGAAAATGCCCCAGGTCCActtcaccgcttcctctgagctaaCTGTTTTAACCCTGCAGTCTTCTCTGTTGAAGAGATAATCAGCTACCATGTAAAAAGTGGGGGGACCACCTTCAGTCCAACCCGGTACCCCTAAGCAGTCCCCTCCATCCACGCGCCCAGCCCCTCAGAAGGTGGAGCCCTTACGCCCGCACCACGGTGAGGAGCCCTTTCCAAGGCACTGTCGCAAGCGACTGCTCACCGACCCTCCCAAGTGTGCAGCAAGCAGAGCTAGTGCACTCCAGcagagtttcctttttttctttttgctgcccAACCTTTAATTCTTTTGGAACAAGAGAACTCCAATTTCCTGTTGGGAACCACCCAGCCCCATTCAGGGGGAGCGCACCCCAACCACAGGCTCtaagcggggtgggggggggggtccatGGCTTAATTCCGGCCCATCAGAGCACATCTCAGAACGCAGACTCAGGAAGGGGAGGCAACCACACTATTCACCACTGCTCTGAAAAAAGCAGCGCTTCTGAGTGTTAAATTGTAGGACTGAGCCTACCCCATGCTGCTCAGGGTCATTTAGCAATGCATGCACCtatctaaaaaaaaaggaaatcagaagtAACAATTAATATTCCGCTCAACTTTTGAGCACCTGGATTCagtcgtggtggtggtggtttagtcgctaagttgtggctcctctgtccatgggatttttccaggcaaggatactggagtgggttgccatccccttctccaggaaatcgtccccacccagggatggagcccgtatctcccgcattgcaggcggattcttcaccgtctgagccaccagggaagcctctggatTCAGGTGCCTGAGCCCAATCCTATCACCAGGCTCTCTGGTTCCATGACCTAATAAAACTCACTCTTACGCGAAAGTCAGTTTGAGTCATATTTCTGACATCGGCAATCAAGAAGTCTCCATAGAGAACTTCCCGgtgggacacgggtttgatccctgctctgggaagattccaacacgctgcagagcagctaagccccatGAGTCACAATTCCTGAAGCCCCTCgcaccctagagcccctgctccaaaACAAGacaggccactgcagtgaaaagcccGCACCCCGAaagcagagagcagcccctgctcgccgcaaccagagaaagcctgcaaccAGCAACTaacacccagcccagccaaaaataatttttttttaaaaagtcgtGATGGACACTACCATCTCATAGGGGAAGACACAGAGATGCATGCACCGCCTGACCTGAGGACCGCAGCTGGGAAGCAGGCAAGCTCTGCCCCTACCACCGTTCTCTCCACTGTCCTTTTCTGGTTTCAGGAGGCGCTTCGCACTTACAAAGCATCTTAACAACCTTAAAACATGTCCCTGTATCACTTCAGCAGCAGTCACTTTTCTACCCTCGGTCAGTAGGTAACTCCGGGACTTGGGAACGCCCAGAGGTATTCCGGTTCCTGAAGCTTACGGGCCACCCTCACCCCGCCGGGTAGACCCACGACTCACTCCTCTGCcacatcctcctcctcttcacccGGGTTGAAGGACTCATCTGAAAAAGAGCACAGGCCGTGTGAGCTCCGCCCCCGGAAGACCCCACCCCGCTCCCCGCCAGGCCGCCCAGCCCACCGGTCTCCTCTCCCGATTCATCGCTGCTGTCGTTGGCGTTCTCCTCGCGGATCTTGCCCTCCTCCTTCATCCGTTCCAGGTAGGCGTCGTGCTGGTCTTCGTCCGAGTCAGCGTATTCGTCGTAGCTGGGGTTCATGCCCTGCAGGGCGGGCATGGGGCTCAGGgccagccccccaccccgcacccgcGGAAGCTGTCCCCATGCCTGTGAGCAGCTGGGAGCAACCACGCCTGGAGCCCCAGGACCGCAtgtccacacacagctcggcgcAGAGCGTCTGCCCGACTCCCTGGCGACCCGGTTAGTCCAAGCCCCTCCCGCGCCCGGCCCCCGGGGGGCCCCTGGGGGGCTGCGGAGCCTGCTCTAAGGTCATGCCAGGAAACCTGTACCCGGAGGGGAGAGGGTCTCACGCACCTCTTTTTTCTACAAGGgcgagaagagaagaaagagtgaaaaagaagcCGCACCAACCCCAGCCCCTTCCCCGACAGAGAGAGCAGGCGAGGCTCCTCCCAAGCACGCCCAGATACCTCTTTCAGCCCTCGGTTTTTGATGTTGAGCTTCTTGGCGTTGACGAAGTCGAACAGCTTGCCGTACTCCTCCCTGAGAGGAAAGGGGCCCGTTACCCAATGGGCAGGTCCAACACGGGCTGGGCTGCGGGCTGTCCTGACACCCCCCAGGGGCCGCATGACAGCTCGATTACGCCCAGGATCTCAAGAGACCCCTGGCGAACAACAGGCAGAGAAGAGTCAGGCGCTGGTCTTGAAGAAAACTTAAAGGATCTTCAGATTTCAGAGGAATAAAAGGCAGAAAGGAGTGTGTGCCTGTCCACCAACATGCTCAAGCAGTGGGGAGGCGGGCTGGGCATTTTGCTAGTCTGTAACCCagccttctggagaaggcaatggcaccccactccagtactcttgcctggagaatcctatgggcagagaagcctggtgggctgcagtccatgcggtcgatgagagtcggacacgactgaagtgacttagcaacagcagcagcccagCCTTCTCAGGCTGCTATGAAGGTTGACTGTGAACGTGTCTGTGAAACATGCAGCCCCCAGCCGGCATTCAGTGAGCAGCTGCTGTCCTCGGGCACAGAGATCATTCAAGGAAAGAGGGAGATAGCATTTCCATTGTgcgggaagaggaggagggctaGTACCAAACACACACGGCACTCGGATTTTTTTAAGTACAGAAAGCAAGCAATGCAGCGGCTGCCAAAGGCTAAGCACCCCAAGGGAGAAGGCCAAATTCCAGGCAGCAGAAGAGAAACTCTGCTCAAGGCTTGACGTGTCAGAGAAGAGTCACCGGCCTGGAGAGGCCGGGCCGCCCAGTGGAGGAGGCTGGGTCAGGGCCAGGGTGCCCAGGAGGGCTGGGCAGAGGCGCTCACCTCTCAATGCTGCTGAAGGTATACTGGGTGCCCTGCTTGGTCTCAATTTCAAAGTCAAAGGAACGCGTGGTGGTGGTCCCGCGGGCGAAGTTGACAAAGGAGATCTCGTCGAAGCGGATGTGCACGGGCGGCTTGTGGACGTAGATGAAGCCCCGCTCCAGGGGGTACAGCAGCCCTGAGCTGGCCTTGTAGGAGCAGGTGATGCACTGGGCCCCCGAGTGCCTGGGGAGGTGGCACGGTCAGTGCCGCCTGGGCAGCAGGCACACGGCGTGCCCCAGGTCCCCCGGTGTGTAAGCCTCAAGGGGCTGCCCCCTCCAGCGACCGCCCACCCAGGGCCCCGCGGGGTGGCGTTCCCAGCAGGGGTTAGTGCACCCCCCCGCCTCCCACAGCAGGCAGCGGCCCAGGCCGGTGTGCTCACCCTTGGAAGTTGCCCGGGACCGTGATCTTGCGGTTCACCAGCGCTTTCATGACCCGGCTGACCATCTCATAGAGGGATCCCGACATGTTCTTGGTGAGCCGCCCCTCAAAGCGCTTCTCCACCTCCTCCCTGAGGACAGCAAGAGGCGGGCGGGGGCGCTGCGGCCTTCCGCCCGTCCACCCGCCCCCTGCCCAGGCCAGGGACAGCCTCACTCACTCGTTCATGTTGAGCGTCAGGGAGATGTCCTCGTCCTTGGAGAAGAGCAGGATGAGGAAGTGGTAGCGAGTCTGACCCTGCTTGATGGGGGGGTCCAGGCTGATCTGCGGGGGAAGGACCGACCGGGTTCAGCGCCAGCCAGGGCTTGGAGGACCAGCTGATGAACTAGACAGACACGGGTGACATCTTCCTCCCAAAGACCTGGCGGGCCCCAGGGGTTCCAGCTTACCACAAAGAACATCTGGCGCTGGTCCTTGTGGGGCAGCAGGAAGAGCCGCAGCACCGTGGTGTAGGGGATCTTGTAGTCGAAGGTCTTGCCGTGCAGGTGCAGGAAGGTGGGGTAGATGCGGATGTCGTAGCGGCCTCGGGGCGTCAGACACTGCAGCTCCCGGAAGATGCAGATGGCGTCTCCGGTGGCCTGGATCACGTCCGCCTTTGACAGCACGTTCTGGGCGAAGGCCTGACGAAGCACACGCGGGTCATCGAGCCGCTGGGAGCCAGCCGCGGGGCTATCCAGGGCCCGCTCAGCACCGCGGAAAGCCTCACCTCGACGGGGTCCACGCCGTCCTCCTGGGTGGGCGGCACGTAGAAGCGCACCTCCATGAGGGAGACCTCTGCGTCATCGTTCTGGTGGAATTCCAGCGTCACCTCGTTCTTGCCGGTGGTGCACTGGGACACATTGCTGAGAGGGATCTCGAAGACCGGCTGGTCGCCAATGTCGAAGGAAAGCAGCTGCCCTGTGGGGAAAAGGCGGACGATCCATCCACAGGCCCTTCCCCTGGCTCAGCATAAACTGCGCTCCCACCAGACCGCAGGCTCCCTGTGGAGAGGGCCCAGGGGCTGTCTGTTTATCCCAGACCCCCTAATACACCGTTGGTCCTCGATAAACACACGATCGTTTACAAATGGACAAGAGATCAGAGGCAGTAGCAGAGAGAGAGCAAGACAAGTTAAAGGGGGAAATCTTTCATCTTTCCTCCTCCCCCGAAACCTCAATCTCCCGCAGGACTCACCACCAAACTTCACGGTTCCCCAGTTCCAGCCCTTCACACACAGGTCCTTCTCCATTAGCTCCAGGCGATAGTGAGTTTTGAAGAAATCAGAGAGTTTCTCAAACTCCTgtagggagaggaaagagaaccAGCCCAGTAAACTCCTGATGGCCTGAACACAAACTTGAATGTTCTGGGATTATCTGTTTCTGAGAAGCTGTCCCGGTATACCTTGTATCAGAAATCCTTGGTGACTTAAGAGTCACAGCTATAAAACTGTTTAAAAGACTGGGAAAAGGTTATTTCTCAGCCTGGGGGAGGAATAAAGTAAGGGGCTGACATTCCC
This sequence is a window from Bubalus kerabau isolate K-KA32 ecotype Philippines breed swamp buffalo chromosome 15, PCC_UOA_SB_1v2, whole genome shotgun sequence. Protein-coding genes within it:
- the SSRP1 gene encoding FACT complex subunit SSRP1 — protein: MAETLEFNDVYQEVKGSMNDGRLRLSRQGIIFKNSKTGKVDNIQAGELTEGIWRRVALGHGLKLLTKNGHVYKYDGFRESEFEKLSDFFKTHYRLELMEKDLCVKGWNWGTVKFGGQLLSFDIGDQPVFEIPLSNVSQCTTGKNEVTLEFHQNDDAEVSLMEVRFYVPPTQEDGVDPVEAFAQNVLSKADVIQATGDAICIFRELQCLTPRGRYDIRIYPTFLHLHGKTFDYKIPYTTVLRLFLLPHKDQRQMFFVISLDPPIKQGQTRYHFLILLFSKDEDISLTLNMNEEEVEKRFEGRLTKNMSGSLYEMVSRVMKALVNRKITVPGNFQGHSGAQCITCSYKASSGLLYPLERGFIYVHKPPVHIRFDEISFVNFARGTTTTRSFDFEIETKQGTQYTFSSIEREEYGKLFDFVNAKKLNIKNRGLKEGMNPSYDEYADSDEDQHDAYLERMKEEGKIREENANDSSDESGEETDESFNPGEEEEDVAEEFDSNASASSSSNEGDSDREEKKRKQLKKAKMAKDRKSRKKPLEVKKGKDPNAPKRPMSAYMLWLNASREKIKSDHPGISVTDLSKKAGEIWKGMSKEKKEEWDRKAEDARREYEKAMKEYEGGRGESSKRDKSKKKKKVKVKMEKKSTPSRGSSSKSSSRQLSESFKSKEFVSSDESSSGENKGKKKRRRSEDSEEEELASTPPSSEDSASGSDE